In Betta splendens chromosome 19, fBetSpl5.4, whole genome shotgun sequence, the following proteins share a genomic window:
- the si:ch211-250n8.1 gene encoding uncharacterized protein si:ch211-250n8.1 — protein sequence MAPKDPLLGTLKVCVLNLQSDGEAVTDTNPHLASCCELIELVLRKGLQQPVLSLVQRDYWQCFEQLPLQDACGRFSALSLALEQSRVCRKLLSSQGRGRYLLRLALSRKVLAQFISHLLHTPRVLEWYSPVKSILRNEEFMEPFMSLLLVLTHMEFKLDMENCSFLDESWVLPVCEVYEVVPCREVGMVLRYLSGRVFVLELTPGGQADVDGYIRPGDIIDEINGTSLRNSKCGQAGVVMSRLKGCPLSIRVLRWRAHDGTVYRPLVKLLRALRTENPALQLGPASSQQSAVTERRPSPSQCLHDGRIVYIVQYLGRVNIGMFGGKEVLQNAIPQVLQKNLPSKEVLLDMKETHLTCTDRNSKKNLFQHHYPEISCVGRFSQPDYTIFAFCVADTPDPTQSTGFCCVALKAGTIKECEEIVSRIAIGFKHTEWFV from the exons ATGGCTCCCAAAGACCCTCTGCTGGGGACGCTCAAGG tgtgCGTCCTGAACCTGCAGTCGGACGGGGAAGCGGTGACGGACACCAACCCTCACctcgcctcctgctgtgagctgATCGAGCTCGTGCTCAGGAAGGGGCTGCAAC aacCAGTTCTCAGTCTGGTCCAAAGAGACTACTGGCAGTGCTTTGAGCAGCTTCcccttcaggatgcctgtggcAG GTTCTCTGCTCTGTCACTGGcgttggagcagagcagagtttGCAGGAAGCTGCTCTCGTCTCAAGGCCGCGGCCGCTATCTCCTCCGGTTGGCGCTGAGCCGCAAGGTTCTGGCCCAGTTCATCTcccacctgctgcacacacccAGGGTCCTGGAG TGGTACAGCCCAGTTAAATCCATTCTCAGAAATGAGGAGTTCATGG AGCCGTTCATGTCTCTTCTGCTGGTCCTCACCCACATGGAGTTTAAACTGGATATGGAG AATTGTAGCTTTTTGGATGAGAGCTGGGTCCTACCT gTGTGTGAAGTATATGAAGTAGTTCCCTGTCGTGAGGTCGGGATGGTGTTAAG GTATCTGAGCGGGCGCGTGTTCGTCCTCGAGCTGACGCCCGGGGGCCAGGCCGACGTCGACGGGTACATCCGTCCCGGCGACATCATCGACGAGATCAACGGGACCTCACTGAGGAACTCCAAGTGTGGACAG GCAGGTGTGGTCATGTCTCGGCTGAAGGGCTGCCCTCTGTCCATCCGCGTCCTGCGATGGAGGGCCCACGACGGCACCGTGTATCGGCCCCTTGTTAAACTCCTGAGGGCCCTGAGGACGGAGAACCCCGCGCTGCAGCTGGGCCCCGCTTCCTCCCAACAGTCGGCCGTGACGGAGCGGAGGCCTTCCCCATCACAGTGTCTCCACGACGGGAG GATTGTCTACATTGTTCAATACTTGGGAAGAGTAAACATTGGAATG TTTGGAGGCAAGGAGGTTCTACAAAACGCAATTCCACAAGTGTTACAGAAAAACCTGCCAAGCAAG gaggTGCTCTTGGATATGAAGGAAACACATCTGAcatgcacagacagaaacagcaaGAAG AACCTGTTCCAACATCACTACCCAGAGATTTCATGCGTAGGGAGGTTCAGCCAACCCGACTACACAATATTTGCATTCTGTGTGGC AGACACCCCAGACCCCACTCAGTCAACAGGGTTCTGCTGTGTAGCACTAAAAGCCGGCACCATCAAGGAATGCGAAGAGATCGTCAGTCGAATAG CGATTGGCTTCAAGCATACAGAGTGGTTTGTATGA
- the LOC114845317 gene encoding histone H3.3A: MARTKQTARKSTGGKAPRKQLATKAARKSAPSTGGVKKPHRYRPGTVALREIRRYQKSTELLIRKLPFQRLVREIAQDFKTDLRFQSAAIGALQEASEAYLVGLFEDTNLCAIHAKRVTIMPKDIQLARRIRGERA, from the exons ATGGCCCGTACCAAGCAAACTGCCCGTAAATCCACTGGAGGAAAGGCGCCGAGGAAGCAGCTGGCTACCAAGGCAGCCAGGAAGAGCGCGCCGTCCACGGGGGGAGTGAAGAAGCCCCATCGTTACAG GCCCGGAACTGTGGCGCTGAGGGAGATCCGTCGCTACCAGAAGTCCACCGAGCTCCTCATCCGCAAGCTGCCCTTCCAGCGTTTGGTGAGAGAGATTGCCCAGGATTTCAAGACTGATCTGCGCTTCCAGAGTGCTGCCATCGGTGCTCTGCAG GAGGCCAGCGAGGCATACCTGGTGGGTCTGTTTGAGGACACCAACCTGTGCGCCATCCACGCCAAACGTGTCACCATCATGCCCAAAGACATCCAGCTGGCTCGTAGGATAAGGGGAGAGAGGGCCTAA
- the unk gene encoding RING finger protein unkempt homolog isoform X2, which translates to MSKTHSQPPSSSAAAITGGPSSSSSSSPAGGSTSPATVLNVQPEKPQHYTYLKEFRTEQCPLFVQHKCTQHRPFSCFHWHFLNQRRRRPMRRRDGTFNYSPDVYCTRYDEGTGTCPDGDECPFLHRTAGDTERRYHLRYYKTGSCIHETDAKGHCSKNGSHCAFAHGSHDLRSPVYDIREVQVMDSQGGSGTTEGGGGDGQSGQAASTALIEKILSEEPRWQDNNYVLSHYKTELCKKPPRLCRQGYACPYYHNSKDRRRSPHKHKYRALPCPAVKQSEEWGDPSKCEGAEGCQYCHTRTEQQFHPEIYKSTKCNDMQQSGSCPRGPFCAFAHVEKAFVSEEPQFPTPSSPPPPRPPDPQETLPSPSGHSLGPTPASVSDPFSLAAGSSLAEQGLLGSVLSLCDDVGGGAEPLSPWAGDRGYGRAPGFEREDQAKQRSFALEQRDRELASTQSKQDLLVFLPVGSPLSLSSSIPSSLAATPPSPAPLGPLGSGISSGMNANALPFYPTSETVESVVESALDDLDLNDFGMSALDRSLESSSALSNVGIMLGGSQIQSSAPVNIPGSFSSSAPFSSPSPSPPIRPQASPFFSAHRSQPSQSDSNPFLGPSHGSLGLNGMSPNIWEHFPSAHGSPGTPPTLLPCAESSRLKQELEEAHRTMKQWGHSWRHAAQVVVGCAEGRSGGVPCPRRAIGHGRRKSQAG; encoded by the exons ATGTCTAAAACACACTCGCAACCCCCGTCATCTTCGGCAGCAGCTATTACCGGAGggccgtcctcgtcctcgtcatCTTCGCCCGCAGGGGGCTCGACATCTCCTGCAACCGTGTTGAACGTACAGCCCGAGAAACCTCAACATTACAC ATATCTGAAGGAGTTCAGAACTGAGCAGTGCCCCCTGTTTGTGCAGCACAAATGTACACAGCACAGGCCTTTCTCCTGTTTCCACTGGCACTTCCTGAACCAGCGGCGCAGGAGGCCCATGCGTAGACGGGACGGGACGTTCAACTACAGCCCAGATGTTTACTGTACCAGATACGATGAGGGAACGGGCACCTGTCCTGATGGAGATGA ATGCCCTTTTTTACATAGAACGGCAGGTGACACGGAACGTAGATACCACCTCCGCTACTACAAGACAGGATCGTGTATCCACGAAACAGATGCAAAGGGCCACTGTAGCAAAAACGGCTCTCACTGCGCGTTCGCACATGGATCACATGACCTGCGCAGCCCAGTTTATGATATCAG GGAAGTGCAGGTGATGGATTCTCAAGGAGGGTCTGGAACAacagagggaggtggaggagatggtCAGTCCGGGCAGGCAGCGAGTACTGCTCTCATAGAGAAGATCCTGAGTGAGGAGCCACGCTGGCAAG ATAACAACTACGTCTTGTCTCACTACAAGACAGAGCTCTGTAAGAAACCACCCCGCCTGTGCCGTCAAGGTTATGCCTGTCCATATTATCACAACAGTAAAGACAGGAGGCGCAGCCCTCACAAGCACAAATACAG AGCGCTGCCATGTCCAGCCGTGAAGCAGAGCGAGGAGTGGGGAGATCCTAGTAAATGTGAGGGAGCAGAGGGTTGTCAGTACTGTCACACAAGGACAGAACAACAGTTCCACCCAGAG ATCTATAAATCCACAAAGTGTAATGACATGCAACAGAGCGGCAGCTGCCCCAGAGGCCCCTTCTGTGCCTTTGCTCACGTTGAAA AGGCCTTTGTTTCAGAGGAGCCACAGTTTCCCACCCCCAGctctccaccaccacccagACCTCCAGACCCTCAGGAGACTTTGCCAAGTCCCAGTGGACACAGCTTGGGGCCGACGCCTGCCTCTGTATCGGACCCTTTCTCCCTTGCTGCGGGGTCGAGCCTCGCAGAGCAGGGACTGCTGGGTAGCGTTTTATCCTTGTGTGACGATGTAGGCGGAGGAGCAGAGCCTCTGTCTCCTTGGGCGGGAGACAGAGGATATGGCAGGGCACCTGGATTTGAACGGGAGGATCAG GCCAAGCAGCGCAGTTTTGCTTTGGAGCAGAGAGACAGGGAATTAGCatcaacacaaagcaaacag gactTGTTGGTGTTTTTACCAGTGGGCAGTCCTCTGAGTCTGTCCTCCAGCATTCCTTCCAGTCTGGCTGCAACTCCACCCAGTCCTGCTCCTCTCGGACCACTGGGGTCTGGCATTTCTTCAGGCATGAACGCTAACGCCTTGCCCTTTTACCCTACAAGCGAGACTGTGGAATCTGTTGTAG AGTCAGCCCTGGATGATCTAGATTTGAATGATTTTGGAATGTCGGCGTTGGATAGGAGTTTAGAGAGCTCCTCCGCTCTGTCCAATGTGGGCATTATGCTAG GAGGCAGCCAGATTCAGAGTTCTGCTCCAGTCAACATCCCAGGATctttcagcagctctgctcctttCAGCTCCCCTTCGCCCTCTCCGCCCATCAGGCCGCAAGCATCGCCATTCTTTTCTGCCCACCGATCACAGCCCAGTCAGTCGGATAGCAACCCCTTTCTGGGGCCGTCTCATGGGTCCTTAG GTCTGAATGGTATGAGCCCTAACATCTGGGAGCACTTCCCATCTGCCCATGGTTCCCCTGGTACACCCCCCACCCTGCTGCCCTGTGCAGAGAGTTCTAGGCTCAAGCAGGAGCTCGAGGAAGCTCACAGGACAATGAAGCAGTGGGGTCACAGTTGGAGACATGCAGCTCAGGTAG TCGTGGGCTGCGCTGAAGGCAGAAGCGGAGGAGTCCCGTGTCCACGCCGCGCGATCGGCCATGGACGCCGAAAGAGCCAGGCAGGCTGA
- the unk gene encoding RING finger protein unkempt homolog isoform X1: MSKTHSQPPSSSAAAITGGPSSSSSSSPAGGSTSPATVLNVQPEKPQHYTYLKEFRTEQCPLFVQHKCTQHRPFSCFHWHFLNQRRRRPMRRRDGTFNYSPDVYCTRYDEGTGTCPDGDECPFLHRTAGDTERRYHLRYYKTGSCIHETDAKGHCSKNGSHCAFAHGSHDLRSPVYDIREVQVMDSQGGSGTTEGGGGDGQSGQAASTALIEKILSEEPRWQDNNYVLSHYKTELCKKPPRLCRQGYACPYYHNSKDRRRSPHKHKYRALPCPAVKQSEEWGDPSKCEGAEGCQYCHTRTEQQFHPEIYKSTKCNDMQQSGSCPRGPFCAFAHVEKAFVSEEPQFPTPSSPPPPRPPDPQETLPSPSGHSLGPTPASVSDPFSLAAGSSLAEQGLLGSVLSLCDDVGGGAEPLSPWAGDRGYGRAPGFEREDQAKQRSFALEQRDRELASTQSKQDLLVFLPVGSPLSLSSSIPSSLAATPPSPAPLGPLGSGISSGMNANALPFYPTSETVESVVESALDDLDLNDFGMSALDRSLESSSALSNVGIMLGGSQIQSSAPVNIPGSFSSSAPFSSPSPSPPIRPQASPFFSAHRSQPSQSDSNPFLGPSHGSLGLNGMSPNIWEHFPSAHGSPGTPPTLLPCAESSRLKQELEEAHRTMKQWGHSWRHAAQSWAALKAEAEESRVHAARSAMDAERARQAEEEAQRQVTLLQELMERLKSGDNPHLALHQLQLLHRLPLESVLSLQAQLCSCLHAVEQVVYRKQRQCCVTCGEHGSVTLPCGHGLQCESCSSSTECPLCSEQTLQQQLS, from the exons ATGTCTAAAACACACTCGCAACCCCCGTCATCTTCGGCAGCAGCTATTACCGGAGggccgtcctcgtcctcgtcatCTTCGCCCGCAGGGGGCTCGACATCTCCTGCAACCGTGTTGAACGTACAGCCCGAGAAACCTCAACATTACAC ATATCTGAAGGAGTTCAGAACTGAGCAGTGCCCCCTGTTTGTGCAGCACAAATGTACACAGCACAGGCCTTTCTCCTGTTTCCACTGGCACTTCCTGAACCAGCGGCGCAGGAGGCCCATGCGTAGACGGGACGGGACGTTCAACTACAGCCCAGATGTTTACTGTACCAGATACGATGAGGGAACGGGCACCTGTCCTGATGGAGATGA ATGCCCTTTTTTACATAGAACGGCAGGTGACACGGAACGTAGATACCACCTCCGCTACTACAAGACAGGATCGTGTATCCACGAAACAGATGCAAAGGGCCACTGTAGCAAAAACGGCTCTCACTGCGCGTTCGCACATGGATCACATGACCTGCGCAGCCCAGTTTATGATATCAG GGAAGTGCAGGTGATGGATTCTCAAGGAGGGTCTGGAACAacagagggaggtggaggagatggtCAGTCCGGGCAGGCAGCGAGTACTGCTCTCATAGAGAAGATCCTGAGTGAGGAGCCACGCTGGCAAG ATAACAACTACGTCTTGTCTCACTACAAGACAGAGCTCTGTAAGAAACCACCCCGCCTGTGCCGTCAAGGTTATGCCTGTCCATATTATCACAACAGTAAAGACAGGAGGCGCAGCCCTCACAAGCACAAATACAG AGCGCTGCCATGTCCAGCCGTGAAGCAGAGCGAGGAGTGGGGAGATCCTAGTAAATGTGAGGGAGCAGAGGGTTGTCAGTACTGTCACACAAGGACAGAACAACAGTTCCACCCAGAG ATCTATAAATCCACAAAGTGTAATGACATGCAACAGAGCGGCAGCTGCCCCAGAGGCCCCTTCTGTGCCTTTGCTCACGTTGAAA AGGCCTTTGTTTCAGAGGAGCCACAGTTTCCCACCCCCAGctctccaccaccacccagACCTCCAGACCCTCAGGAGACTTTGCCAAGTCCCAGTGGACACAGCTTGGGGCCGACGCCTGCCTCTGTATCGGACCCTTTCTCCCTTGCTGCGGGGTCGAGCCTCGCAGAGCAGGGACTGCTGGGTAGCGTTTTATCCTTGTGTGACGATGTAGGCGGAGGAGCAGAGCCTCTGTCTCCTTGGGCGGGAGACAGAGGATATGGCAGGGCACCTGGATTTGAACGGGAGGATCAG GCCAAGCAGCGCAGTTTTGCTTTGGAGCAGAGAGACAGGGAATTAGCatcaacacaaagcaaacag gactTGTTGGTGTTTTTACCAGTGGGCAGTCCTCTGAGTCTGTCCTCCAGCATTCCTTCCAGTCTGGCTGCAACTCCACCCAGTCCTGCTCCTCTCGGACCACTGGGGTCTGGCATTTCTTCAGGCATGAACGCTAACGCCTTGCCCTTTTACCCTACAAGCGAGACTGTGGAATCTGTTGTAG AGTCAGCCCTGGATGATCTAGATTTGAATGATTTTGGAATGTCGGCGTTGGATAGGAGTTTAGAGAGCTCCTCCGCTCTGTCCAATGTGGGCATTATGCTAG GAGGCAGCCAGATTCAGAGTTCTGCTCCAGTCAACATCCCAGGATctttcagcagctctgctcctttCAGCTCCCCTTCGCCCTCTCCGCCCATCAGGCCGCAAGCATCGCCATTCTTTTCTGCCCACCGATCACAGCCCAGTCAGTCGGATAGCAACCCCTTTCTGGGGCCGTCTCATGGGTCCTTAG GTCTGAATGGTATGAGCCCTAACATCTGGGAGCACTTCCCATCTGCCCATGGTTCCCCTGGTACACCCCCCACCCTGCTGCCCTGTGCAGAGAGTTCTAGGCTCAAGCAGGAGCTCGAGGAAGCTCACAGGACAATGAAGCAGTGGGGTCACAGTTGGAGACATGCAGCTCAG TCGTGGGCTGCGCTGAAGGCAGAAGCGGAGGAGTCCCGTGTCCACGCCGCGCGATCGGCCATGGACGCCGAAAGAGCCAGGCAGGCTGAGGAAGAGGCACAGCGGCAGGTCACTCTCCTGCAGGAGTTAATGGAGAGGCTCAAAAGTGGAGACAACCCCCATTTAGCACTGCACCAACTCCAGTTGCTCCACAGACTACCCCTGGAGTCAGTCCTTAGTTTGCAGGCTCAGCTCTGTAGCTGCTTGCATGCTGTAGAGCAG GTGGTGtacaggaagcagagacagtGCTGTGTGACGTGTGGCGAGCATGGCTCAGTGACGCTACCCTGTGGCCACGGACTACAGTGCGAGAGCTGCTCCTCGTCCACAGAGTGCCCCCTCTGCTCCGAACaaaccctgcagcagcagctctcttGA